One segment of Cardiocondyla obscurior isolate alpha-2009 linkage group LG15, Cobs3.1, whole genome shotgun sequence DNA contains the following:
- the LOC139108438 gene encoding transmembrane protein 181 has translation MVNGPGLGYSYHLPSASWSLKIRNALSQFSDLFSEFNKYIAPAYHHDRCERSVQMRLYSMHKREFVMVFIAFFACFGLAIFIGLAGPPITSTSEQKAHLNGSEMATGPFIMKTPLLSTYSQQLWVIAKLSTANNDDERYDKGFQVSVSIDGMTADRKLVSVLSSEDGHNRTRHLKCERQSCEELVVAHLGFLDYAYYIITVRFHGLESFHQRYTIRELIFYFKNYNPAFTQIEIWFRLIFLLATFGVMCWFGHSLRKYPLHDWSIEQKWISILLPLLILYNNPLFPMTFLINSWIPGMLDAILQTTFLCAILMFWLCVYHGLRQNERRLITFYLPKLLVVGMLWGAALTLATWLRCTELEDPTYNYVLDTSNYYGFKVFFFTVGGFYIAYLLLLILKAYSELRSMPYFDLRLRFLTLLAAVVAGVCSLVTARQFGAGVLEDSFASRLSTYYRTSAQFMALYGLLNFYLYTMAYVYAPTLHQVYGQHSSITKDSPAFSMFNDSEEEVIYGSDEDSRRPLTRTPQNAEDSD, from the exons ATGGTGAACGGGCCCGGATTAGGATACTCGTATCATCTCCCATCCGCCAGTTGGAGTCTCAAAATTAGAAATGCATTGTCGCAATTTAGTGACCTTTTCagcgaatttaataaatatatcgcgccAGCCTATCATCATGACCGTTGTGAAAG atCTGTACAAATGCGATTATATTCAATGCACAAGAGGGAATTTGTCATGGTGTTCATTGCTTTTTTTGCATGTTTCGGATTAGCGATTTTTATTGGCCTTGCTG GGCCGCCTATAACATCGACCAGCGAGCAAAAAGCCCATTTGAACGGCAGTGAGATGGCTACAGGGCCATTCATTATGAAAACGCCTCTTTTGTCTACATATAGCCAGCAACTATGGGTGATTGCCAAGCTATCAACGGCAAATAATGACG ATGAGAGATATGATAAAGGATTTCAAGTTAGCGTTTCTATAGACGGTATGACCGCTGATCGCAAGCTCGTATCTGTACTATCTTCAGAAGATGGACATAATCG AACTAGACACTTGAAGTGTGAAAGGCAATCTTGCGAGGAATTAGTTGTCGCCCATCTCGGATTTCTTGATTATGCCTACTACATAATTACTGTCCGTTTTCATGGTCTTGAGAGCTTCCATCAGCGATATACTATACGAGAACTGATATTCTAC TTTAAGAACTACAATCCGGCATTCACGCAAATTGAAATCTGGTTCCGACTAATCTTTTTATTGGCCACGTTTGGAGTTATG TGTTGGTTCGGACATTCGCTGAGAAAGTATCCACTGCACGATTGGTCGATAGAGCAAAAGTGGATTTCTATCCTTCTTCCATTACTAATTCTGTATAATa atCCGCTGTTTCCTATGACTTTCTTGATAAACTCTTGGATACCTGGTATGTTGGATGCAATTCTACAAACAACTTTCCTATGTGCTATTCTTATGTTCTGGCTCTGCGTCTATCACGGCCTTAGACAG AACGAAAGGCGGCTTATTACGTTTTACTTACCAAAGCTGTTGGTGGTGGGGATGTTATGGGGTGCGGCATTAACTCTTGCTACATGGCTTCGTTGCACCGAATTGGAGGATCCCACTTATAATTATGTTCTCGATACATCGAATTATTAC ggCTTCAAGGTATTCTTCTTCACAGTGGGTGGTTTCTACATCGCGTATTTGTTGcttcttattttaaaagcgTATAGTGAACTACGGTCTATGCCATACTttg atttaCGTTTGCGGTTTTTGACATTGCTTGCTGCAGTAGTTGCCGGAGTTTGCAGTTTAGTTACCGCACGGCAATTTGGAGCTGGTGTGTTGGAAGACAGTTTTGCATCTCGTCTTTCCACTTATTATCGTACGTCCGCACAGTTTATGGCTCTTTATGGTCTTCTCAATTTTTACTTATACACTATGGCATACGTTTATGCTCCTACACTTCATCAAGTATATGGACAAC aCTCGTCAATAACGAAAGATAGCCCTGCATTCTCCATGTTCAATGATTCAGAGGAAGAAGTAATATATGGATCAGACGAGGATAGCAGGCGACCACTGACTCGCACTCCACAAAATGCAGAGGATAGTGACTGA
- the LOC139108433 gene encoding uncharacterized protein gives MDEMQAKIETWLQLIKLEKLQDVLQDMRTNFRVEPSEKLNDGIFRLLLRLCFMADKCNKQNSKVGQDIAELANFLCSLLIKVPNDNNFVKALFKIVQCLIAFNLYEDAENICCYLQPGILYNPQDDTINLLIKVLSLWRYSIYSMWLELKNESLNAENYNQLKSIMKYEMNMTQMVYKDYTKHLLEGINKHLDRIFMIDKDKKYFDDFCKYILEYLSGVQLYLDKDEKYKIYYHILRIICRVICETTNINNIKSSRKMLDTLFAYFEILTEDKECHQCFQQFQNFCMTLLVPMESLNNSAKDIQNVIYCNVNIAEKYGTKNLKCNAISIAEISEVVLEYWEKCIEIDNSMFKHLVNTGILLEIMNLFIHINTDEFYKEKKSTECKWCSNKLCIVKKDLHNFIATKCRCINLIFKFSLKTLPAKMCTLARKIMKQTVESIIFEIKECECKRWWQSWRTCRNIIYNIGILSEHIYEESVQLYSFLSTCIFQLKDFELNLKSDLENLKIKDFENIITFVLHRLSVVHCNNNMYKKAATACVLNALLTYNHSNTKAFHTWISIKKSAPEEITKMTMLECLKNDKEKIKSELGFSVDTLKYDPIALCLCEARNLLEEQIAFTNGIATLLKTLKKLQPSNQYAHTVLLLGYYFLGFKYDSSILKYYEQAIHDLKKNKSNSVAILCLEANLSLFMFAEELRVMRKQTHLEMENTKFAIYAPKLKEPMETNSSNVVAAYTMINIKKDTNLMLCLQKSLKKWKQLFECYFKEVVKDWEPKLILRILITAGEYARLYRYEDCEAETWTLAFKLALEIKDYIIIYITSRCISLRLINYDWIATANKYITKYRDSKDKNVIGTIATFWISLADLYFECGKYDDAKQLFAEARNLSGISLLANKPVYLLSLDVIIRNNHFYDMQHEDYSSYIEECRLTMRSVNYDLLKKCSNQATYLFSYDVLFTTAINLAIRINSLLSFRGICPDLLQLLKSAQSLNAMLRTAELLKSLCYIDLSRLQLDDCEVKLQALEHMLHIESFQLSMESKAIEIPSTYLAVTPTKIADPVRDSLNNDTSPVLGKKVFDLPKFTLHTDCNCYKCSNVSYQYMVFVTTYIRAQLYALQNHPTAALDHFHGAFEIKRKLFEKEKSVLPENWPRDEIGVKQLSWQIRFYIIDYIQLLIDFCYFLKISIRSHEKDATYILNLASNMCHKYNLERHPVYIMVQELKLDNEFQVIQSSDFNSKFMVPQPHDIDVSDETKSPNSPSVCVTPTSQKYRVKKPTSIRRRKSPVPLKIPKINLIWSDDEDDNSLSPPPPTYSNTKIKSYTNVKKKNVKDLTANLASLKIDDSVSQLENLNEDKNNTQGNSIKDIMIKVASLVPDISTSLMNLVDNTDISAMENTDKLIDSVENLKIKSKTRKSVKSTKQLTVADYNKNIDQAIELLKQMTIKDNTNNNIDSSAMMESKTIDKLQNQNISETYEERKFFKSKLLRENIETASTSSTNKPKNSQNKNLKSFLDNDGHSIRTRSSVRRCPKDKPS, from the exons ATGGACGAGATGCAGGCAAAAATAGAAACGTGGCTGCAGCTGATAAAGTTGGAAAAACTGCAAGATGTATTGCAGGATATGCGG ACGAATTTCCGTGTTGAACCGAGCGAGAAACTGAATGACGGTATATTTAGACTGTTACTACGCTTATGTTTTATGGCAGACAAATGCAATAAACAAAACTCCAAGGTTGGGCAAGATATCGCTGAATTAGCTAACTTTCTttgttcattattaattaaagtacctAATGACAACAACTTCGTTAAAGctctttttaaaattgttcaaTGTTTAATTGCTTTTAATCTATATGAGGATGCGGAAAATATATGTTGCTACTTGCAACCTGGCATTTTATACAATCCTCAAGATGATACTATAAATCTTCTGATAAAAGTGTTGTCTTTGTGGCGTTACTCAATTTACAGCATGTggcttgaattaaaaaatgagtCTTTGAATgcagaaaattataatcaattaaaaagtatcaTGAAATATGAAATGAACATGACACAGATGGTATATAAAGATTATACAAAGCACTTGCTTGAGGGGATAAATAAACATTTAGATAGAATATTTATGATTGATAAAGacaagaaatattttgatgatttttgtaaatatatattagaatACTTGTCAGGAGTGCAGTTATATCTGGATAAAgatgagaaatataaaatatattatcatataCTTCGTATTATATGTCGTGTAATATGTGAGACaactaatataaataatattaaatcttctAGAAAAATGTTGGATACATTATTTGCTTATTTTGAAATTCTGACAGAAGATAAAGAGTGTCATCAGTGCTTCCAACAGTTTCAAAACTTTTGTATGACTCTTTTAGTGCCAATGGAAAGTCTTAACAATAGTGCCAAAGATAtacaaaatgttatttattgtaatgtAAACATTGCAGAAAAGTATGGTACAAAGAATCTTAAATGTAATGCAATTAGTATTGCAGAGATATCTGAGGTAGTGTTAGAATACTGGGAAAAGTGTATAGAAATTGACAACTCCATGTTCAAACATTTGGTTAATACTGGCATCTTACTagaaataatgaatttatttatacatataaatacagATGAGTtttacaaagagaaaaaatcaACTGAATGCAAATGGTGCTCAAACAAACTGTGTATAGTCAAGAAGGACTTGCACAACTTTATCGCGACAAAGTGTAGATGTAtcaatttgatatttaaattttctcttaAAACCTTGCCAGCAAAAATGTGTACTCTTGCCAGGAAAATCATGAAGCAAACTGttgaatcaattatttttgaaataaaagaatgtgaATGTAAGCGCTGGTGGCAATCATGGAGAACTtgtcgtaatataatttataatataggTATATTATCTGAACACATATATGAGGAAAGTGTACAATTGTACTCCTTTTTAAGTACTTGTATTTTTCAACTTAAagattttgaattaaatttaaagtcaGATCTTGAAAACTTGAAAATCAAGgactttgaaaatattattacttttgtaTTACACAGATTAAGCGTTGTGCATTGCAacaataatatgtataaaaaagcTGCAACTGCATGTGTGTTAAATGCTCTGTTAACTTATAATCATTCGAATACAAAAGCTTTTCATACATGGATAAGTATTAAGAAAAGTGCTCCTgaagaaattacaaaaatgaCTATGTTGGAATGCTTGAAAAacgataaagagaaaataaaaagtgaacTGGGATTTTCCGTCGATACTCTCAAGTATGATCCTATTGCATTATGTTTGTGTGAGGCAAGAAATTTGCTGGAAGAACAAATCGCATTTACGAATGGTATAGCAACACTTCTGAAAACACTTAAGAAGCTACAGCCAAGTAATCAATATGCACACACTGTTCTGTTATTAGGATATTATTTCTTAGGTTTCAAGTATGACagttctattttaaaatattatgaacAAGCTATACATGATTTGAAGAAAAACAAGTCGAATTCTGTGGCTATTTTATGCTTGGAAGCTAATTTAAGCCTTTTTATGTTTGCGGAGGAACTGCGTGTAATGAGAAAGCAAACTCATTTAGAAATGGAAAATACAAAGTTTGCTATATACGCTCCTAAACTAAAAGAACCAATGGAAACTAACTCTTCAAACGTAGTTGCTGCTTATACTAtgataaacattaaaaaagatactAATCTTATGTTGTGTTTGcaaaaaagtttaaagaaaTGGAAACAACTGTTTGAATGTTATTTT AAAGAAGTTGTCAAAGATTGGGAACCTAAACTTATACTTCGTATTTTGATAACAGCTGGGGAATATGCCCGGTTATATAGATATGAAGATTGCGAAGCTGAAACATGGACATTGGCATTTAAATTAGCATTGGAAATAAAggattatataattatttata TTACAAGTCGGTGTATATCATTGAGACTAATCAATTACGATTGGATTGCTACTGCcaacaaatatattacaaagtACAGGGAttctaaagataaaaatgtaattgggACCATTGCTACTTTCTGGATAAGTTTAGCAGATCTTTATTTTGAATGTGGAAAG tATGATGACGCTAAACAATTATTTGCCGAAGCTAGGAATCTTTCAGGAATTTCACTTCTTGCTAATAAACCCGTGTATCTGTTAAGTTTAGATGTTATTATACGCAACAATCATTTTTATGATATGCAACATGAGGATTATAGTTCGTACATTGAGGAATGTCGGCTTACAATGAGAAGCGTAAATTatgatttgttaaaaaaat gttcAAATCAAGCAACATATCTTTTCAGTTACGATGTACTTTTCACTACTGCAATTAACTTAGCCATAAGAATAAACAGTTTATTGTCTTTTCGTGGTATTTGCCCAGATTTACTGCAGCTTTTAAAATCGGCACAGAGCTTAAATGCGATGCTACGCACCGCCGAATTATTGAAATCATTATGTTATATTGATTTATCTCGTTTGCAATTGGACGATTGCGAAGTAAAGCTACAAGCTCTCGAGCATATGTTGCACATCGAGTCGTTTCAGCTGTCTATGGAGTCTAAAGCCATTGAAATACCGTCAACTTATCTCGCAGTGACTCCTACGAAGATTGCAGATCCTGTCAGAGATTCGCTAAACAACGACACTTCCCCAGTGCTCGGTAAAAAAGTCTTTGACTTGCCGAAATTCACATTGCACACAGATTGCAATTGCTATAAGTGCAGCAACGTTTCGTATCAATACATGGTGTTTGTCACTACTTATATCAGAGCACAGTTATATGCCTTGCAGAATCACCCTACGGCCGCTCTTGATCATTTTCATGGCGCCTTTGAGATAAAGCggaaattatttgaaaaagaaaagtcagTTCTACCTGAAAATTGGCCCCGTGACGAAATCGGTGTGAAACAATTATCTTGGCAAATACGTTTCTACATAATCGATTACATACAATTACTGATCGacttttgttactttttaaaaataagcaTAAGATCGCATGAAAAAGATgcaacatatattttaaatttagcaaGCAATATGTGCCACAAGTATAACTTGGAGAGACATCCCGTCTACATAATGGTTCAAGAATTAAAACTTGATAATGAATTTCAAGTGATACAATCTTCAGATTTTAATTCAA AGTTTATGGTTCCACAGCCACATGACATTGATGTAAGTGATGAAACAAAATCTCCGAATAGTCCAAGCGTTTGTGTCACACCAACTTCTCAAAAATATCGCGTCAAGAAACCTACTTCAATTCGACGTAGAAAAAGTCCAGTACCTTTGAAGAtacctaaaattaatttaatttggaGCGATGACGAAGATGACAATAGTTTATCTCCACCACCACCCACATACTctaacacaaaaattaaatcgtatacaaatgtaaaaaagaaaaatgttaaagattTAACAGCTAACTTAGCTAGCTTAAAAATTGACGATTCCGTGTCACAATTGGAGAATCTTaatgaagataaaaataatacgcaaGGAAACTCGATAAAAGATATTATGATTAAAGTGGCATCTTTAGTTCCAGATATATCAACGAGTTTGATGAATTTGGTGGACAATACAGATATATCTGCCATGGAAAATACTGATAAATTGATAGATAGTGTAGAgaatctcaaaattaaatcaaaaacCAGAAAAAGCGTTAAAAGTACAAAACAATTAACAGTTGCtgattacaataaaaatatagatcaGGCTATAGAGTTATTAAAACAGATGACAATAAAggataatacaaataataatattgattcATCTGCGATGATGGAATCTAAAACAATTGACAAATTGCAAAACCAGAATATTTCGGAAACGTATGAGGAAAGGAAATTCTTTAAAAGCAAATTATTgagagaaaatattgaaaccGCGAGTACATCGTCAACGAATAAGCCTAAAAATtcacaaaacaaaaatctcaAATCATTTTTAGATAACGATGGTCACAGCATAAGGACAAGATCCAGTGTCAGAAGGTGCCCAAAAGATAAGCCATCGTAG
- the LOC139108441 gene encoding WD repeat-containing protein 89 codes for MSKMINTLQKLSIEIDDGAPDREMINGKLTLSLEETVSQHDNYILSVCGTQSESEFRIGTASSDHSSVIYSVGESMNRTVTLDRAEAPIVGIKFSATDKNIFYIARNDGLIATYDLRAREKAVAEFKDDTEEGQTKALASFDLSCDERLLAGGTEHISGDAFILFWDVRQSSKTGNKNSLLGGYWESHMDDITCLTFHPVKENILASGSTDGLMNIFDLTQTSEDLALTASLNTESSVDRLGWLTDDSLWCTTHTHDLQLWKSDGACAYETFARSHLAVSEKDNPDNCYLVKLHTTNVFEQPFLLAGSSTDKGEHLRCLNIRKNRLKTCYEIIGNKQIVRDSWIHEKSGSLITVGEKGIINIWRQAESSIQNSKLKLLSKIGTNRERQRAKPY; via the exons ATGTCGAAAATGATTAATACTTTGCAGAAGTTGAGCATCGAAATTGACGATGGAGCACCCGATCGCGAAATGATCAATGGGAAGTTGACGCTATCGTTGGAGGAAACGGTGTCGCAGCATGATAACTATATCCTTTCTGTCTGTGGAACTCAAAG CGAGTCAGAATTTAGAATTGGAACTGCATCGTCGGATCATTCGAGTGTGATATATTCCGTTGGCGAATCTATGAATCGGACAGTTACATTAGACCGCGCTGAGGCTCCCATTGTAGGAATTAAGTTCAGTGCtaccgataaaaatatattttatatcgcaagGAACGATGGGCTAATCGCAACATATGACTTGCGAGCTAGAGAAAAGGCTGTAGCAGAATTTAAAG ATGATACAGAAGAAGGTCAAACAAAAGCTTTAGCTAGCTTTGATCTCAGCTGTGATGAAAGGCTCTTAGCTGGTGGGACTGAGCATATCAGTGGAGATGCATTTATTCTGTTTTGGGATGTGAGGCAAAGTTCAAAaacaggaaataaaaatagtctTCTTGGTGGATATTGGGAATCTCATATGGATGACATCACTTGTCTGACTTTTCATCCTGTTAAGGAGAATATTTTAGCATCAGGTAGTACCGATGGTCTGATGAATATATTTGATTTGACACAAACGTCAGAAGATTTAGCTTTAACAGCTTCATTAAACACTGAATCATCAGTG gACAGGCTAGGATGGTTAACTGATGATTCTTTATGGTGTACAACACATACACACGATTTACAATTATGGAAATCTGATGGTGCTTGTGCATATGAAACATTTGCACGCAGTCATTTAGCCGTGTCGGAA aaaGATAATCCTGATAATTGTTACTTGGTGAAACTCCATACTACAAATGTCTTTGAACAACCATTTCTATTGGCGGGTTCTAGTACAGATAAAGG GGAACATTTAAGATGCTTGAATATTAGAAAGAATCGTCTGAAAACATGTTATGAAATTATAGGAAACAAACAAATAGTACGGGATAGCTGGATACACGAGaag AGTGGTAGCTTAATAACAGTCGGCGAGAAaggtattattaatatttggcGACAAGCGGAATCGTCGATACAAAACTCGAAGCTCAAGTTATTATCTAAAATTGGAACCAATCGCGAGCGACAGAGAGCTAAaccttattaa